The following are encoded in a window of Candidatus Methylacidiphilales bacterium genomic DNA:
- a CDS encoding septal ring lytic transglycosylase RlpA family protein, which yields MKSVNLFSYFAVSLFLISCAKNLQPPSATIPSESSRVYSRSYVVLGKRYFVLASIDNFIERGVASWYGKEFHGRKTSSGTIYDMHKLTAAHKQLPLNTTVEVTNLENGKKITVLVNDRGPFHEDRIIDLSYAAASMLGIVQKGTGQVEVKAIGSNSSIQNNVAQPEDALRGLSTPIYIQLGAFAALSNAQKIAMQAENKGYSVIIQEKQVNGGVLHRVRLGPMDYATHVQLLDSLKKDGFSFAVRMIDQ from the coding sequence ATGAAGAGCGTTAATTTATTTTCATATTTCGCGGTGTCGTTATTTTTGATTTCTTGCGCGAAAAACTTACAACCACCAAGTGCTACCATACCTTCTGAATCTTCTCGTGTGTACTCGCGCTCCTATGTAGTTTTAGGTAAACGATACTTCGTGCTCGCTTCCATAGATAATTTTATTGAACGAGGAGTCGCATCTTGGTACGGCAAAGAATTTCATGGTAGAAAAACTTCAAGTGGAACCATATATGATATGCACAAGCTAACAGCCGCACACAAGCAATTGCCATTAAACACAACTGTTGAAGTAACTAATCTAGAGAATGGTAAAAAAATTACTGTACTAGTCAACGATAGAGGCCCTTTTCATGAAGATCGCATCATTGATTTGTCATATGCGGCCGCTTCAATGCTTGGGATAGTTCAGAAAGGCACAGGACAGGTGGAAGTCAAGGCGATAGGATCAAACAGTAGTATTCAAAATAATGTAGCACAACCTGAAGATGCCTTACGAGGACTTTCAACCCCAATCTATATTCAACTTGGAGCTTTTGCCGCACTTTCCAACGCACAAAAAATTGCAATGCAAGCAGAAAATAAAGGGTATAGTGTAATTATTCAAGAAAAACAAGTCAATGGTGGGGTATTACACAGAGTGCGACTTGGGCCTATGGATTACGCAACTCATGTACAACTGCTTGACTCTTTAAAAAAAGATGGATTCTCATTTGCAGTTAGAATGATTGACCAATAA
- the mrdA gene encoding penicillin-binding protein 2, translating into MSLLRNPISLQKAELFHSSRRGKVMLVIVAIAFAILVVRLIQLQIFLHSEYAGKSKKNRIIIESLPPIRGTIYDRNNTILAFNQQVFNLVVDSNYRGNLAQLISALALDFDISQQEVEKFYENYFIRNSKISYPIILKADVNTQELMQFSTSLNKYTGAKIISAWQRRYQGNDSVSSVIGYVGRISRNDVTEETKSKFFGLDYIGKQGIEKSQEELLRGKVGFGEYIATSYGNYQSSVNIVYPKRGFDLQLSLDSTLQEFAYLQFNKRAGALVAIDPRNGDILSLVSSPSFNNSHFISRLDPAIYKSYLESNALFNRATSGLYSPASTIKPMLAFGALQQGLIDENEIIDCTGQYFVPNFKYKWYKPFRDWLRSGHGPISMRRAISQSCDIYFYELAYRAKIAGINQSLSWFKFGEQVLSELENERTGVLPNDAWKRQQLREPWLPGDTINVGIGQGYLQVTMLQLANATAIVANRGTWVKPRLIIRKGYRGNVLATQPTQVVRTASTSEKQLFQPVIEGMVEVISKQGTAKDLIGILSIPIASKSGTAQVVQIEKRQGAARAEKKYVDHSLFIAFAPIDNPTIAIACLVENAGKGSGAAGQLVINYLQYYLELYPNGS; encoded by the coding sequence ATGTCACTATTACGAAATCCCATTTCTCTTCAAAAAGCCGAACTATTTCATTCCTCTCGTAGAGGAAAAGTGATGTTGGTTATAGTAGCCATTGCTTTTGCAATATTAGTAGTGAGGTTAATTCAGCTACAAATTTTTTTACATAGCGAATATGCTGGAAAATCAAAAAAAAATAGAATTATTATTGAATCTCTCCCACCAATTCGTGGGACGATTTATGATAGAAATAATACCATACTGGCTTTTAATCAACAGGTGTTTAATTTAGTGGTTGATTCAAATTATCGTGGAAATTTGGCCCAATTAATTAGTGCACTTGCCTTAGATTTTGATATAAGCCAACAGGAAGTTGAAAAATTTTACGAAAATTATTTTATTAGAAACTCCAAGATATCATATCCAATTATTCTTAAAGCTGATGTAAACACACAAGAACTAATGCAATTTTCTACCAGTCTGAATAAATATACTGGAGCCAAAATTATTAGCGCATGGCAAAGACGATACCAAGGCAACGATTCAGTTTCATCGGTAATTGGGTATGTGGGTAGAATTAGCAGAAACGATGTTACCGAAGAAACAAAAAGTAAATTTTTTGGGTTAGATTACATTGGCAAGCAAGGAATAGAAAAATCCCAAGAAGAATTATTACGCGGTAAAGTAGGTTTTGGTGAATATATTGCCACCTCGTATGGAAACTATCAATCGTCTGTGAATATTGTGTACCCTAAACGAGGTTTTGATCTTCAGCTAAGTTTGGATTCAACATTGCAAGAATTTGCTTACCTACAATTTAATAAAAGAGCTGGAGCGCTTGTTGCTATAGATCCTAGAAATGGCGATATACTAAGTTTAGTGTCTTCCCCATCCTTTAACAACTCACATTTTATATCTAGACTAGATCCAGCAATTTATAAATCATATTTAGAATCAAATGCACTATTTAATCGCGCAACTAGTGGTTTGTATTCCCCAGCGTCAACCATAAAGCCCATGTTAGCATTTGGAGCGTTACAACAGGGGTTAATTGATGAAAATGAAATTATTGATTGCACTGGACAGTATTTTGTACCGAATTTTAAATATAAATGGTATAAACCCTTTAGGGATTGGTTGCGTTCAGGACATGGGCCTATTTCAATGCGTAGAGCGATATCCCAATCATGCGATATTTACTTTTATGAACTCGCCTATCGTGCCAAGATTGCTGGGATAAATCAAAGTTTAAGTTGGTTTAAATTCGGAGAGCAGGTGTTATCTGAATTAGAAAATGAACGAACTGGTGTGTTACCTAATGACGCTTGGAAGAGACAACAATTGCGTGAGCCTTGGTTGCCAGGTGATACTATCAATGTTGGGATTGGTCAAGGGTATTTACAGGTTACTATGCTTCAACTAGCTAATGCGACTGCCATTGTAGCCAATCGGGGAACTTGGGTGAAACCTCGCCTTATCATAAGAAAGGGATACCGAGGTAATGTGCTAGCGACACAACCTACCCAAGTGGTCAGGACAGCTTCAACCTCAGAGAAACAACTTTTTCAACCAGTAATTGAGGGCATGGTTGAAGTTATATCTAAACAAGGAACTGCAAAAGATCTAATCGGAATATTGTCTATACCGATTGCATCTAAATCCGGTACCGCACAAGTTGTGCAAATTGAAAAAAGGCAAGGCGCTGCTCGGGCCGAAAAAAAATATGTGGACCATTCATTGTTTATTGCTTTTGCTCCTATAGATAATCCTACTATCGCCATAGCATGTCTTGTAGAAAATGCAGGTAAAGGTTCTGGGGCGGCAGGTCAACTCGTAATAAATTACTTACAATATTATTTAGAATTGTACCCTAATGGAAGTTAA
- a CDS encoding 2-oxoglutarate dehydrogenase E1 component, with the protein MKSDLDPLPRSSYQQKSEDSFLQAGDSSWLESKYEDFLSGETSSNDWNDFFATESHQEKIKKPPELYSSYLHELYIAKSKKWFQQNRPTATPASSTNSNLVAKATQWIDAYRRYGYQNATISPLASSHPYPSNTQLSPNHWGLQASMQIPSFGVVPKETATVAEIAKQLEKTYHGSIGIEIDHVRNQEEQRWMTEHFEKPVTLTVSEQLQIFNKLLYTELLERHIHNNFVGQKRFSLEGTDSLIPLLDYLIRQGNQKGIEDILIGMAHRGRLNVLINIMGKTPAQLFNEFAGKFESVGVNGDVKYHLGFSSAFKSESSVTHLALAFNPSHLEIITPVVLGSTRARQDRLSSSDQWKILPITVHGDAAFSGQGVVMESLNMSQTRGFGTKGTIHIIVNNQIGFTIDHPEDARSTPYSSDPARFIDAPIIHVNADDPNRVIQAGAMALAYRNTFHKDIVIDLVGYRRYGHNEADDPTVTQPIKYGEIKNKPTVVSIYRQFLLEQNLFDEAKLDSITQHCKSKIESGECTVDEIEYVALNNKRFTTWKPYTGASDTLLFEQFTNHIPVKELSALGTQLATFPEAFTPHPQIKKLFASRLAMAKGDQLVDWGFAENLSYATLLKKGYGMRLTGQDVKRGTFFHRHSIIIDYKTGAEYNCLEQFVQNNKKLSIYDSLLSEEAVLAFEYGYSTAEPETLLIWEAQFGDFANGAQVVFDQFISSGEAKWARLSGLVMFLPHGYEGQGPEHSSARLERYIQLCAQNNIQVAVPTTPAQIYHLLQRQMLRTLRKPLIVLTPKSLLRHPKATNTLDELANGHFQTIIDDTTAAKKKVTKLIFCSGKIYYQLIEKRKELEANHVAIIRIEQLYPFPKKEYVSIIKSYPSCNSAIWCQEEPKNQGAWYNIRHRLTAPFEPMNITMEYTGRPISASPAVGLGSLHQKEQETLVLEAFQGHEETDEE; encoded by the coding sequence ATGAAATCGGATTTAGATCCGCTACCTCGTTCCTCGTACCAACAAAAATCAGAAGATTCCTTTCTACAAGCTGGTGATAGCAGTTGGTTAGAGTCAAAATACGAAGACTTTTTATCCGGAGAAACTTCTTCAAATGATTGGAATGATTTCTTCGCAACTGAATCTCATCAAGAAAAAATAAAAAAACCACCTGAGCTTTATAGTTCTTATTTACACGAACTATATATTGCTAAATCAAAAAAATGGTTCCAGCAAAATAGACCCACAGCAACTCCAGCCTCTTCTACCAATTCTAACCTTGTAGCCAAAGCAACTCAATGGATAGATGCGTACCGAAGGTACGGCTACCAAAACGCAACGATAAGCCCATTAGCCTCCTCACATCCATATCCAAGCAATACTCAGCTTTCTCCTAACCATTGGGGACTACAAGCATCAATGCAGATTCCTTCCTTTGGGGTAGTACCTAAAGAAACTGCTACTGTTGCTGAGATAGCCAAACAACTTGAGAAGACATACCATGGCTCTATTGGAATTGAAATAGATCATGTGCGAAACCAAGAAGAGCAGCGCTGGATGACCGAGCATTTTGAAAAGCCGGTAACACTTACTGTCTCTGAGCAACTCCAAATTTTTAACAAGCTTTTATACACTGAGTTACTTGAACGACACATCCATAATAATTTTGTTGGACAAAAGAGATTTTCTTTAGAAGGTACAGATTCACTCATCCCTCTTCTTGATTACCTCATACGACAAGGCAATCAAAAAGGCATTGAAGACATTCTCATTGGTATGGCTCACCGAGGTAGATTAAATGTGCTAATCAACATCATGGGAAAAACTCCTGCACAACTATTTAATGAATTTGCTGGTAAATTTGAGTCAGTAGGTGTTAATGGTGATGTTAAATATCATTTAGGGTTTTCTTCAGCATTTAAGTCAGAATCGTCTGTCACTCATTTAGCACTAGCTTTTAACCCATCCCATCTGGAAATCATCACCCCAGTAGTGCTTGGCTCAACCAGAGCCAGACAGGACAGACTTTCGTCATCAGATCAATGGAAAATACTTCCAATTACAGTACATGGTGACGCGGCATTTAGTGGTCAGGGTGTGGTCATGGAGTCATTAAATATGTCTCAGACGAGAGGGTTTGGCACAAAAGGAACAATTCACATAATAGTCAATAACCAAATTGGATTCACAATTGACCATCCTGAGGATGCTCGCTCCACACCTTACTCTTCAGATCCAGCGAGATTTATTGACGCGCCTATTATCCATGTCAACGCTGATGATCCGAACCGGGTAATCCAAGCAGGGGCAATGGCGCTTGCCTATCGTAACACGTTTCATAAAGACATCGTAATTGATTTAGTTGGTTACCGCAGGTATGGACATAATGAAGCGGACGATCCTACGGTCACACAACCAATTAAATATGGTGAGATCAAAAACAAACCTACGGTAGTTTCAATTTATCGGCAGTTTTTGCTTGAGCAGAATTTGTTTGATGAAGCAAAACTAGATTCAATCACACAGCATTGTAAATCAAAAATTGAATCTGGTGAGTGTACCGTTGATGAAATCGAATATGTAGCATTAAATAATAAAAGATTTACCACTTGGAAACCATACACTGGTGCCAGCGATACTCTATTATTTGAACAATTCACTAACCACATTCCGGTAAAAGAACTAAGCGCATTAGGCACACAGCTAGCTACTTTTCCTGAAGCGTTTACTCCCCATCCACAGATAAAAAAACTATTTGCAAGTAGATTAGCAATGGCAAAAGGAGATCAGTTGGTTGACTGGGGGTTTGCAGAAAATCTTTCCTACGCAACCCTTCTCAAAAAAGGGTACGGAATGCGACTTACTGGACAAGATGTTAAGCGAGGTACTTTTTTTCACCGCCATTCAATAATCATTGACTACAAAACTGGTGCTGAATATAATTGTTTAGAGCAATTTGTACAAAATAACAAAAAATTAAGTATCTATGACTCTCTCCTTTCTGAGGAAGCGGTATTAGCATTTGAATATGGCTACTCTACTGCAGAGCCTGAAACTTTACTGATTTGGGAAGCACAATTTGGCGATTTTGCTAATGGGGCCCAGGTTGTGTTTGATCAATTTATAAGTTCTGGTGAAGCAAAGTGGGCAAGACTTAGTGGTTTAGTTATGTTTCTTCCTCATGGATATGAAGGCCAGGGACCAGAGCACTCTTCTGCTCGGCTAGAAAGATACATACAGCTCTGTGCGCAGAACAATATTCAGGTAGCAGTGCCAACAACCCCTGCCCAAATTTATCATCTTTTACAAAGACAAATGTTACGCACGCTTAGAAAACCACTCATAGTCTTAACTCCAAAATCATTGCTTAGGCACCCTAAAGCAACTAACACTTTAGACGAACTTGCCAATGGACATTTTCAGACTATTATTGACGACACTACCGCCGCGAAAAAAAAGGTCACCAAGTTAATTTTCTGTTCCGGTAAAATCTACTACCAACTTATAGAAAAAAGAAAAGAATTAGAGGCAAACCATGTTGCGATCATTAGAATTGAACAGCTTTACCCTTTTCCTAAAAAAGAGTATGTCTCAATAATAAAATCCTACCCGTCTTGTAATAGCGCAATATGGTGCCAAGAAGAACCTAAAAATCAAGGCGCTTGGTATAATATTAGACACAGACTTACCGCTCCATTTGAACCTATGAACATAACTATGGAGTATACTGGCAGACCAATTTCCGCATCTCCCGCAGTAGGATTAGGAAGTCTTCACCAAAAAGAACAAGAAACCTTAGTGTTAGAAGCATTTCAAGGGCACGAAGAAACCGACGAGGAATAA
- a CDS encoding aminotransferase class IV, with amino-acid sequence MYQDKWCWNNGSFVLRHEATVSILDRGFLFGDGVYEVIPCYSGNPFMFKAHVHRLQSSLREINLTLPVTEQELISICQEIVKKNGATQNQYLYIQVTRGYDIERKHQFPDKINPNLIIWSYPWKKPTESLPLPVSLVSTQDKRWDRCDIKSLNLLANVLDRQYASMHGADEAIFIRNGFVQECSSSNFFLIANRKIVTSKKSPIILSGITREFIFELAQICSLEYLESDGVTYQELLDADEIFISSSLREISYVQTIDGKNFPAPTSTSITTKLLQTFRSLAINRCGYNI; translated from the coding sequence ATGTATCAGGATAAATGGTGTTGGAATAATGGCTCTTTTGTGCTACGACATGAAGCGACCGTATCTATTTTAGATAGGGGGTTTTTGTTCGGGGACGGTGTGTATGAGGTTATTCCTTGCTATTCAGGTAACCCGTTTATGTTCAAAGCGCATGTGCACAGACTACAATCTTCACTTCGTGAAATTAATCTAACACTACCAGTAACTGAGCAAGAACTAATCAGTATCTGCCAAGAGATAGTTAAAAAAAATGGCGCCACCCAGAATCAATATTTATATATTCAAGTGACTCGTGGATATGACATAGAGCGAAAGCACCAATTCCCAGACAAAATCAACCCCAATCTAATCATTTGGAGTTATCCTTGGAAAAAACCAACAGAGTCACTTCCTCTACCTGTGTCGTTAGTTTCTACTCAAGACAAGCGTTGGGATCGGTGTGATATTAAGTCTCTCAATTTACTTGCCAATGTATTGGACAGACAATATGCCTCTATGCATGGCGCCGATGAAGCGATATTTATTAGGAATGGGTTTGTTCAAGAATGCAGCTCATCAAATTTTTTTCTTATAGCTAATCGGAAAATCGTCACTAGTAAAAAATCGCCCATAATTCTTTCTGGAATAACTAGAGAGTTTATTTTTGAACTAGCACAGATTTGCTCATTGGAATATTTGGAAAGCGACGGGGTTACTTACCAAGAGCTGCTAGATGCTGACGAAATTTTTATCTCTTCATCGCTCAGAGAAATATCTTATGTACAAACAATTGATGGAAAAAATTTCCCAGCCCCAACCTCTACCAGCATAACTACTAAGTTACTACAGACCTTTCGTTCGTTAGCAATAAATCGTTGTGGGTATAACATTTAA
- a CDS encoding lytic murein transglycosylase, whose translation MRIKFLWIVLCIGLSQFVHADTYGDFLYPQKRKSIDEFISQERLQLNRDSKRLHRLFSYVRINQSLFPQVLKPVETVLRWENYRSKFLTNERITIASQFCLDYQTTLAEIELFYQVDASMICAIIAIETYMGRNTGKYPVFITLANLAFMGVSRQDFFKNELRALFTLTETEQLELLSLHGSYAGAMGLPQFISSSYLRIAIDYDCDGKRDLWQSIPDVVGSVGYYFKLSGWKLGAPILTRVTDYDDLEQFALAKERDVVKVKTSDLLKAGVTLQEYEEQLQTDRTVGIFYILNEAGEKQYYVGFQNFLTILKYNGATFYAMVAHELSNKIKEEIKVLTYEER comes from the coding sequence ATGAGAATTAAATTCTTATGGATAGTTCTATGTATTGGTCTGAGCCAGTTTGTTCATGCAGATACCTATGGGGATTTTCTCTATCCTCAAAAACGAAAATCAATAGATGAATTTATTTCACAAGAAAGATTACAACTAAACAGAGACTCTAAGCGACTGCACCGATTGTTTTCATATGTTCGCATTAACCAGAGCCTATTTCCTCAAGTTCTCAAACCAGTAGAGACAGTATTGCGGTGGGAAAATTATCGAAGTAAATTTTTAACCAATGAGCGAATCACTATTGCAAGTCAATTCTGCTTAGATTATCAAACAACTCTAGCAGAAATTGAATTATTTTATCAAGTAGATGCTTCAATGATTTGTGCAATAATCGCTATAGAAACTTACATGGGTAGAAACACTGGAAAATACCCAGTGTTTATTACCTTAGCTAATTTAGCTTTTATGGGAGTGAGTAGGCAGGATTTTTTTAAAAATGAATTACGGGCTTTATTCACACTTACCGAAACAGAACAGCTTGAGTTGCTTTCTCTTCATGGTTCTTATGCTGGAGCAATGGGCCTACCTCAATTTATTTCAAGTAGCTACTTAAGAATCGCAATAGATTATGATTGTGATGGCAAGCGAGATTTGTGGCAATCTATTCCAGATGTAGTGGGGAGTGTTGGGTACTACTTTAAACTAAGCGGTTGGAAACTTGGTGCGCCAATCCTGACTAGAGTAACTGACTATGATGATTTGGAGCAATTTGCTCTTGCCAAAGAAAGAGATGTGGTTAAAGTAAAAACTTCAGATTTATTAAAAGCCGGAGTAACATTACAAGAGTATGAGGAACAACTGCAAACTGACAGAACAGTCGGAATTTTTTATATCCTTAATGAAGCAGGTGAGAAGCAGTACTATGTGGGGTTTCAAAATTTTCTAACCATTCTTAAGTATAATGGGGCTACTTTTTATGCAATGGTTGCACATGAACTCTCAAATAAAATCAAGGAAGAAATTAAAGTTTTAACATATGAAGAGCGTTAA
- the odhB gene encoding 2-oxoglutarate dehydrogenase complex dihydrolipoyllysine-residue succinyltransferase codes for MIKINTPSLPESVADATIGVWHCKEGDLVQTGQNLADLETDKVAMELPAPKAGKIVKILVAQGATVKSGDPLLELDDSVAVAPIAPSPSPKAASVTPPPSAPPLINNTTEKSNQPVKLNPSAKKLMEQEGVSRQEIAKEASGRVTKEMVSSIISMRGDVKREETRAPLSRIRLRIAERLLQAQQGAAILTTFNEVNLKQVSELRKKAQDKFEKAHGVKLGFMSFFVRASCIALSDFPQVNASIDGTDMVIRNYMDISIAVSSPRGLVVPVLKNAQALSLAEIEMAIASFAARAKDGSLTIEDMTGGTFSITNGGVFGSLLSTPIINPPQSAILGMHKIMDRPIVEDNTIVIRPMMNLALSYDHRIIDGKEAVSFLVRIKDLLENPALLLMGL; via the coding sequence ATGATTAAAATAAATACCCCTTCACTTCCAGAATCTGTAGCAGACGCTACCATTGGAGTTTGGCATTGTAAGGAAGGTGACTTGGTACAGACTGGACAAAATCTTGCAGATCTTGAAACAGATAAAGTTGCCATGGAACTTCCCGCACCTAAGGCAGGTAAAATTGTAAAAATCCTCGTTGCACAAGGCGCAACGGTAAAATCAGGTGACCCACTTCTCGAACTAGATGATTCAGTCGCAGTCGCACCAATAGCTCCATCACCATCCCCTAAAGCAGCCTCTGTCACACCACCGCCAAGCGCGCCTCCTTTAATAAATAATACAACAGAAAAGTCTAATCAGCCAGTAAAATTAAATCCTTCAGCTAAAAAACTTATGGAACAAGAGGGAGTTTCTCGCCAAGAAATCGCTAAGGAAGCTTCGGGAAGAGTAACTAAAGAAATGGTTTCTTCAATTATTTCAATGCGCGGCGATGTGAAGCGAGAAGAAACTCGAGCTCCACTCTCTCGCATCCGTCTACGCATAGCCGAACGGCTTTTACAAGCACAGCAAGGCGCGGCAATCTTAACTACTTTTAATGAGGTGAACTTAAAACAAGTTAGCGAGTTAAGAAAGAAAGCACAAGATAAATTTGAAAAAGCTCATGGAGTTAAACTTGGTTTTATGTCATTTTTTGTCAGAGCCTCATGTATTGCTTTATCCGATTTTCCACAGGTTAACGCCAGCATTGATGGCACAGACATGGTAATACGAAACTATATGGATATTAGCATTGCGGTTTCTTCACCAAGAGGATTGGTAGTACCAGTGCTTAAAAACGCTCAGGCACTAAGCCTTGCGGAAATTGAAATGGCTATTGCTTCATTTGCGGCACGGGCAAAAGACGGAAGTCTCACTATTGAAGATATGACGGGGGGAACTTTTAGCATAACCAATGGTGGTGTTTTTGGATCACTTCTTTCAACACCGATTATCAACCCTCCACAATCTGCTATCCTTGGTATGCATAAGATAATGGATAGGCCAATAGTAGAGGACAATACTATTGTAATTAGGCCGATGATGAATCTTGCCCTTTCCTATGATCATAGAATTATTGATGGCAAAGAAGCGGTTTCATTTTTAGTTCGTATCAAAGACTTACTTGAAAACCCAGCTCTCTTACTAATGGGGCTATAA
- the rodA gene encoding rod shape-determining protein RodA encodes MIILCVVLLASFSLIIVIPNIENNYFMVVTKIFQLSIAIILVFLFSIIPFHMILSLVPISYIIVVSSLVYVEFFGLVGKGATRWIQIGNLSGQPSEFLKAMIPLIFSYYFASRPLRVTGLDIIRLSFLILTPVILIALQPDFGTAIFIVLVTVGCMFLSGIKHRYLIGGLLTSVVTFPLLWIFYLSEYQKQRIKVFLNIDSDPLGSGYHILQSKIAIGSGGILGLGLGNGTQTQLNYIPEFHTDFIFATFCEDFGLVGALVLITVYIQLIVRLIIATNTIENNSERVFVGGVAVVLLLSCFFNIGMVIGILPVVGMPLPWMSYGGSSLISTASIIGIAMGIVAGYRRGRVATY; translated from the coding sequence ATGATTATTTTATGCGTAGTTCTTCTAGCTAGTTTTAGTTTGATTATTGTAATACCAAATATTGAAAATAATTATTTTATGGTGGTAACAAAAATATTTCAACTAAGTATTGCGATTATCCTGGTGTTCCTCTTTTCAATTATCCCTTTCCATATGATCTTAAGTTTGGTGCCAATTTCCTATATCATAGTAGTGAGTTCGTTAGTGTATGTGGAGTTTTTTGGTTTAGTTGGGAAAGGCGCTACTCGTTGGATACAAATTGGTAATTTGTCAGGACAACCATCAGAATTTTTAAAAGCCATGATCCCTCTGATATTTTCATATTATTTTGCTAGTCGACCGCTCCGAGTAACTGGTTTAGATATAATCAGACTTAGTTTTCTGATCTTAACTCCTGTGATATTAATTGCGTTGCAACCAGATTTTGGCACCGCCATTTTTATTGTTTTAGTCACTGTAGGTTGTATGTTTCTTTCTGGAATTAAGCATCGCTATCTCATAGGAGGTTTGTTAACGAGTGTGGTGACATTTCCTTTGCTTTGGATATTTTATTTAAGCGAATATCAAAAACAACGCATTAAAGTATTTTTAAATATTGATAGTGACCCCTTGGGTTCAGGGTATCATATTCTGCAATCAAAAATTGCAATTGGTTCTGGTGGTATACTAGGTTTAGGGTTGGGTAACGGCACACAAACACAGTTAAACTACATCCCTGAATTTCATACCGATTTTATTTTTGCTACTTTCTGTGAAGATTTTGGTTTAGTTGGAGCTTTAGTGCTAATTACAGTATACATTCAATTAATTGTCAGACTTATTATTGCCACTAATACCATTGAAAACAATTCAGAACGAGTATTCGTGGGAGGAGTAGCAGTGGTATTGCTGTTAAGTTGTTTTTTCAATATCGGCATGGTTATTGGTATTTTGCCTGTAGTAGGCATGCCATTACCCTGGATGAGTTACGGGGGAAGCTCGCTCATTTCAACTGCGTCCATAATTGGCATCGCCATGGGGATTGTTGCAGGGTATAGAAGAGGGAGGGTGGCTACATACTAA